In Vigna unguiculata cultivar IT97K-499-35 chromosome 3, ASM411807v1, whole genome shotgun sequence, a single genomic region encodes these proteins:
- the LOC114177533 gene encoding uncharacterized protein LOC114177533 has protein sequence MMKKGFKEEVDAQVAEVFYTSAIPFNVIRNPAFAKMCEMIGKYGVGYKPPSYHDIREKLLKQAVSKTDLMLEEYKEEWKRTGCTIMSDGWTDKKRRSICNFLVNSPKGTVFLYSLDTSDISKIADKVFKMLDDVVEYVGEENVVQVVTDNAANFKAAGDLLLQKRERLYWTPCAAHCIDLIFEDFEKNLKVHELTIKKGRKITTYIYGRTMLISMLKKFTKGRDLIRPGVTRFATAYLTLGCLHELKASLLTMFNSDEWTTSKFGTSQEGKRIERVVLDSRFWKNVSTCLKATAPLMVVLRLVDSDVKPAMGFIYEEMDCAKEKIRNNFNNIQKSYEEVWRIIDARWDSQLHRPLHAAAYFLNPHFHYEPNFRGDDGGEVKEGLYECMRRMVPDIAERRKINLQIVQFHFARGLFGMEDAKECRKELNPGEWWEMFGDATPELKRFAIRILSLTCSSSGCERNWSSFEMVHTKRRNRLHQKKMNDLVYVMYNLKLKSRQLRKTITLPFDDIESDDEWITEEANDVVEIEQAEGEIDVQNVPLDGPTTDPALDALDLDNITFDANEDAHVSSGEELDEDEDDDGDDDIIRGLED, from the exons ATGATGAAAAAAGGATTCAAAGAAGAGGTTGATGCTCAAGTGGCTGAAGTCTTTTACACTAGTGCCATTCCTTTCAATGTGATTAGAAATCCAGCATTTGCAAAGATGTGTGAAATGATTGGTAAATATGGAGTTGGCTACAAACCACCCTCTTATCATGATATTAGAGAGAAGCTCTTGAAGCAAGCTGTGAGCAAAACAGATTTAATGCTTGAAGAATACAAGGAGGAGTGGAAGAGAACTGGTTGTACCATTATGTCTGATGGTTGGACGGATAAAAAAAGACGTTCTATTTGCAACTTCTTGGTCAATAGTCCTAAAGGGACggtttttctttattctcttgaCACCTCAGACATTTCAAAAATAGCTGATAAAGTTTTTAAGATGTTAGATGATGTTGTTGAGTATGTTGGAGAAGAAAATGTAGTTCAAGTTGTCACTGATAATGCTGCAAATTTCAAGGCAGCTGGAGATTTGTTATTGCAAAAAAGAGAACGATTGTATTGGACTCCATGTGCTGCACACTGTATTGATTTGAtctttgaagattttgaaaagaatttgaaggtCCATGAATTGACAATCAAGAAGGGAAGAAAGATTACCACTTACATTTATGGAAGAACAATGTTGATTTCGATGTTGAAAAAGTTCACTAAAGGTAGAGACTTGATAAGACCGGGTGTGACTAGATTTGCAACGGCATATTTAACTCTTGGTTGTCTTCATGAATTGAAGGCATCATTATTGACCATGTTTAACTCCGATGAGTGGACGACAAGCAAATTTGGAACTTCACAAGAGGGGAAAAGAATAGAACGTGTGGTATTAGACAGCCGGTTTTGGAAGAATGTCTCCACATGCTTGAAGGCCACTGCCCCTCTTATGGTGGTCTTAAGATTGGTGGACTCAGATGTAAAACCCGCAATGGGTTTCATTTATGAAGAGATGGATTGTGCAAAAGAAAAGATTAGAaacaattttaacaatattcaGAAGAG TTATGAAGAGGTTTGGAGAATAATTGATGCTCGATGGGATAGTCAACTTCATAGGCCTTTACATGCAGCTGCCTATTTTCTCAACCCCCACTTCCACTATGAACCTAACTTTAGAGGTGATGATGGTGGAGAGGTTAAAGAAGGACTGTATGAGTGCATGAGAAGAATGGTGCCAGATATtgcagaaagaagaaaaattaatttgcaaattgtTCAATTTCATTTTGCTAGAGGGCTTTTTGGAATGGAAGATGCAAAGGAATGCAGGAAAGAATTAAATCCTGGTGAATGGTGGGAGATGTTTGGTGATGCAACTCCAGAGTTGAAGAGATTTGCTATTCGAATTCTAAGCTTGACTTGTAGTTCTTCGGGTTGTGAGCGTAATTGGAGCTCATTCGAGatg gTTCATACAAAGAGAAGGAACCGTTTGCATCAGAAAAAGATGAATGATTTAGTTTATGTGATGTATAACTTGAAGTTGAAAAGTAGACAACTTCGAAAAACTATTACTCTACCATTTGATGACATTGAATCAGATGATGAATGGATAACTGAAGAGGCAAATGACGTTGTTGAGATTGAGCAAGCTGAAGGTGAAATTGATGTTCAAAATGTTCCTTTAGATGGACCAACAACAGATCCAGCTCTAGATGCTCTTGATCTTGATAATATAACTTTTGATGCCAATGAGGATGCACATGTTTCATCAGGGGAGGAGctggatgaagatgaagatgatgatggaGATGATGATATCATTAGAGGATTAGAGGATTAA